The following proteins are co-located in the Candidatus Korarchaeum sp. genome:
- the larB gene encoding nickel pincer cofactor biosynthesis protein LarB — MREILEKLARGEISVDEAEKLLKLFEITEIEGLARIDLGRGIRRGVPEIIVAEGKSTDEVLGIAKRMLDEVGRAIISRASGDLMKISLPGAIVEVHERARIVVLKREGFRVERTGGKVGILTAGTSDIRVAEEARVIAEEMGCEVLRAYDVGIAGLHRLFEPLKEMIREDVDVLIVVAGREGALASLVAGLVDIPVIAVPSSSGYGFGGRGLSALMSMLQSCSLGLAVVNIDGGVPAGVVASLIANRAAKYR, encoded by the coding sequence TTGAGGGAGATACTGGAGAAGTTAGCTAGGGGAGAGATATCTGTAGATGAGGCTGAGAAGCTCCTCAAGTTATTCGAGATAACTGAGATCGAGGGCCTAGCTCGGATAGACCTCGGGAGGGGGATCAGGAGGGGGGTCCCGGAGATAATAGTAGCTGAGGGGAAGAGCACAGATGAAGTACTAGGGATAGCTAAGAGGATGCTCGATGAAGTGGGGAGGGCTATAATAAGTAGGGCGAGCGGAGATCTCATGAAGATCAGTTTGCCCGGGGCTATAGTGGAAGTGCACGAGAGAGCGAGGATCGTAGTGCTTAAGAGGGAGGGGTTCAGGGTGGAGAGGACGGGGGGTAAAGTCGGTATACTGACAGCTGGAACTTCTGACATCCGGGTCGCTGAGGAAGCCAGAGTTATAGCTGAGGAGATGGGCTGCGAGGTCCTGAGGGCTTATGATGTTGGAATAGCGGGGCTTCACAGGCTCTTCGAACCGCTGAAGGAGATGATAAGAGAGGACGTAGATGTACTTATAGTAGTAGCGGGGAGGGAAGGGGCTCTAGCGTCCTTAGTCGCGGGGCTAGTTGATATCCCTGTCATAGCAGTCCCCTCCTCAAGTGGCTACGGTTTCGGGGGCAGGGGGTTGAGCGCGCTCATGTCGATGCTCCAGTCCTGCTCGCTGGGGCTCGCTGTAGTCAACATAGATGGAGGCGTCCCCGCGGGAGTAGTAGCATCTCTAATAGCCAACAGAGCCGCTAAGTACAGGAG
- the larC gene encoding nickel pincer cofactor biosynthesis protein LarC produces the protein MILIDCSSGISGDMFLAALLDLGADEKKVLRAIDEIGELLSKIEVRIGEVKRRGIRAKKVDFYSESWPSLSGEDLINYVERCVEKLDISDEARGYAIRVAETLVEAERRVHGEAHLHEIGQPDAIAEIVGVSVALDDLKAFNTTVYSTPLAVGGGFVENSHGRLPVPAPVTLEILKGFPISGGPVREELATPTGASLLVNIVDSVTELYPMMRPSGVGYGAGSKELEIPNVIRIVSGEPLDARREEVLMIETNVDDVPGEVLGYALDKLMKEGARDAFIIPIIAKKGRPGQVLKAIADRGNAEHLARVMIEETGSLGVRVYRCERIVLNREVVPVKVSVDGREFEVRVKVAGSLRAKPEYEDVREIAERTGKPLRVVMKLVEDRLREYGGARGSNN, from the coding sequence ATGATACTGATAGACTGCAGCTCCGGGATATCCGGCGATATGTTCCTAGCGGCTCTATTGGATTTGGGAGCTGATGAAAAGAAGGTATTGAGAGCTATAGATGAGATAGGGGAGCTCTTGAGCAAGATAGAGGTCAGGATAGGGGAAGTAAAGAGGAGGGGGATAAGGGCCAAGAAAGTCGACTTCTACTCTGAGAGCTGGCCCTCGCTGAGCGGGGAGGATCTCATAAATTACGTAGAGAGGTGCGTTGAGAAGTTGGATATCAGCGATGAAGCGAGGGGTTACGCGATAAGGGTGGCTGAGACTCTAGTTGAAGCTGAGAGAAGGGTGCATGGGGAAGCTCACCTCCACGAGATCGGTCAGCCAGATGCTATAGCTGAGATAGTAGGAGTTTCAGTGGCTCTCGATGACCTGAAGGCATTCAATACGACTGTTTACTCCACGCCCCTCGCGGTGGGCGGGGGCTTCGTGGAGAACTCCCACGGGAGGCTTCCAGTCCCGGCTCCAGTTACGCTAGAGATACTCAAGGGCTTCCCGATCTCAGGGGGGCCAGTGAGGGAGGAGCTAGCCACACCCACGGGGGCTTCCCTACTCGTAAACATAGTAGACTCCGTTACTGAGCTCTATCCGATGATGAGGCCATCTGGAGTCGGATACGGTGCTGGGAGCAAGGAGCTGGAGATACCAAACGTGATCAGAATCGTCTCAGGCGAGCCACTGGATGCTAGGAGGGAGGAAGTCCTCATGATAGAGACGAATGTCGACGATGTGCCCGGGGAGGTGCTGGGTTACGCTTTAGATAAGCTAATGAAGGAGGGGGCGAGGGACGCTTTCATAATCCCCATAATAGCTAAGAAGGGCAGGCCCGGTCAGGTACTGAAGGCGATAGCTGACAGGGGTAATGCTGAGCATCTGGCTAGGGTGATGATAGAGGAGACCGGGAGCCTGGGGGTTCGCGTATATAGATGCGAGAGGATCGTCCTGAATAGGGAGGTAGTGCCCGTTAAAGTGTCCGTGGATGGTCGAGAGTTCGAGGTGAGGGTGAAGGTGGCTGGCAGCTTGAGGGCGAAGCCTGAGTACGAGGACGTTAGGGAGATAGCTGAGAGGACGGGGAAGCCCCTCAGGGTGGTGATGAAGTTAGTTGAGGACAGGTTGAGGGAATATGGGGGAGCTCGAGGATCTAATAATTGA
- the larE gene encoding ATP-dependent sacrificial sulfur transferase LarE, whose product MGELEDLIIERGKDGVIIALSGGLDSSTLAALCKKLLGDKAIAVTVASELQPEEEIEGARRVAEEIGIRHILIEMSLLKEEVARNGPDRCYHCKKAMFRRIRELAEELGVREIFDGTNASDSWRPGIGALRELGIRSPWAELGFRKEEIREISRNLGLSVSEKAPQSCLATRIPFGERITQERLMRIWRAEKLIRELTGVKILRVRDHGSIARIEVGRDELASLLDPPKIDAIVRGLKGLGFRYVTLDLEGYRPADPPPP is encoded by the coding sequence ATGGGGGAGCTCGAGGATCTAATAATTGAGAGGGGGAAGGATGGAGTAATAATAGCCCTCTCAGGGGGACTTGATAGCTCGACTCTAGCTGCCTTATGCAAGAAACTGCTCGGAGACAAGGCGATAGCTGTGACAGTGGCTTCCGAGCTCCAGCCCGAGGAGGAGATAGAGGGAGCTAGGAGAGTTGCCGAGGAGATAGGGATAAGGCACATCCTGATAGAGATGAGCTTGCTGAAGGAGGAAGTTGCTAGGAACGGTCCGGATAGATGTTATCACTGCAAGAAGGCTATGTTCAGGAGGATTAGAGAGCTGGCGGAGGAGCTGGGGGTTAGGGAGATATTCGATGGGACTAACGCATCAGACAGCTGGAGGCCCGGGATCGGGGCCCTGAGGGAGTTAGGGATAAGAAGCCCCTGGGCTGAATTAGGCTTCAGGAAGGAGGAGATAAGAGAGATATCTAGAAATCTAGGATTATCGGTCAGTGAGAAGGCTCCACAATCCTGCTTAGCCACTAGGATACCTTTCGGGGAGAGGATAACTCAAGAGAGGCTCATGAGGATATGGAGGGCTGAGAAGTTGATCAGGGAGCTGACTGGAGTGAAGATCCTCAGGGTGAGGGATCACGGGAGCATAGCTAGGATAGAGGTCGGTAGGGATGAGCTGGCCTCCCTCCTAGATCCTCCCAAAATAGATGCGATAGTTAGGGGATTGAAGGGGCTGGGATTCAGGTACGTGACGCTGGATCTTGAGGGGTATAGGCCAGCGGATCCCCCTCCCCCATAA
- a CDS encoding ABC transporter substrate-binding protein, with the protein MKWHYILILALLLIAAYFIIPREGRREVVVGTIQGGISTLDIMEADWMKVVRFDKPLDLSQALSRGEVDVAVITAEMYAKFAERDKDLKIIAADMLQNQAIIGIEDIRELKGKRVGATTASGTYAMFLAYLNLSGLSQKDIIIVDAPPLQLVQALERKDVDAIVCWEPIASKLIAKGYKHVDFIKLAERYLGRKPVMLVWVAKASFLERPEAKEFVEMRERAASEWGKRAPEALKKLYNMSDEEISVLMRRVEIVRGLPKGDIIAAWELASAGGYISEGLIEELKGRAFWEG; encoded by the coding sequence ATGAAGTGGCACTACATCCTGATCTTAGCCCTGCTGCTCATAGCAGCTTACTTCATCATCCCGAGGGAGGGGAGGAGGGAAGTAGTAGTCGGGACGATACAGGGAGGGATAAGCACTCTCGATATAATGGAAGCTGACTGGATGAAGGTAGTCAGGTTCGATAAGCCCCTAGATCTATCTCAAGCCCTCTCCAGGGGAGAGGTGGATGTAGCTGTGATAACAGCTGAGATGTACGCTAAGTTCGCTGAGAGGGATAAGGATCTCAAGATAATAGCTGCCGATATGCTCCAGAACCAAGCTATAATAGGTATTGAAGATATCAGGGAGCTGAAGGGGAAGAGAGTGGGGGCCACGACAGCTAGCGGGACTTACGCTATGTTCCTAGCTTATCTGAACCTCTCTGGATTGAGCCAGAAGGATATAATAATAGTTGATGCCCCTCCCCTCCAATTGGTTCAAGCTCTGGAGAGAAAAGACGTAGACGCTATCGTATGTTGGGAGCCGATAGCCTCCAAGCTCATAGCTAAGGGCTATAAGCACGTGGACTTCATAAAATTAGCTGAGAGGTACTTGGGGAGGAAGCCTGTTATGCTGGTCTGGGTAGCTAAAGCGAGCTTCCTGGAGAGGCCGGAAGCCAAGGAGTTCGTAGAGATGAGGGAGAGAGCTGCATCGGAATGGGGGAAGAGGGCTCCTGAGGCCCTCAAGAAGTTGTACAATATGAGCGATGAGGAAATTAGTGTCCTGATGAGGAGGGTCGAGATAGTGAGGGGCCTCCCGAAGGGGGATATAATAGCGGCTTGGGAGCTGGCTTCAGCGGGCGGTTACATAAGCGAGGGATTGATAGAGGAGCTCAAGGGGAGGGCCTTCTGGGAGGGCTGA
- a CDS encoding ABC transporter permease subunit, which yields MIKIGALSSFILLLLLWEAISLPGLLPSPLSTLRYIASLDPDLIALHTVITLYNSFAGFSLSMLLSLALGFLSHRNEFIRGFSIGICSIFNSTSALIWSLVLVSTIGILSPLPPILVASAVSLPQLLSATIAALDSVDKNLIEAVRSLGGSSANEYLDVIIPGSLPMIIAASRVALGLSLRISVVAEAFGSSGGIGYMIMRSYNLADAPGVLAWSLILIALVLALDRLLLMPVEERSSSWLK from the coding sequence TTGATCAAGATAGGGGCCCTCTCATCCTTCATCTTACTCTTATTGCTTTGGGAAGCTATATCCCTTCCCGGACTCCTCCCATCCCCTCTATCCACTTTAAGATATATAGCGAGCTTAGACCCTGATTTGATAGCCCTTCACACGGTGATAACTCTCTACAATAGTTTCGCTGGCTTCTCTCTTTCTATGCTCCTCTCTTTAGCCTTAGGATTCCTCTCTCACAGGAATGAGTTCATCAGGGGCTTCTCGATTGGGATATGCTCGATATTCAATAGCACATCGGCCCTGATATGGTCCCTAGTCTTAGTATCTACTATAGGTATACTCAGCCCCCTCCCCCCTATACTAGTGGCCTCAGCGGTCTCCCTCCCGCAGCTACTCTCAGCAACAATAGCTGCCCTGGATTCAGTCGATAAGAACTTGATAGAGGCCGTGAGATCCCTAGGAGGGAGCTCAGCTAACGAGTACTTAGATGTGATAATACCGGGATCCCTCCCGATGATAATAGCTGCCTCCAGGGTGGCCCTCGGCCTCTCCCTCAGGATAAGCGTAGTGGCTGAGGCCTTCGGCTCCAGCGGTGGGATAGGCTATATGATAATGAGATCCTACAACTTAGCCGATGCCCCCGGAGTCCTCGCGTGGTCCCTCATATTGATAGCATTGGTGCTCGCTCTGGACAGGCTCTTGCTCATGCCAGTTGAGGAGAGGTCGAGCTCATGGCTGAAGTGA
- a CDS encoding ATP-binding cassette domain-containing protein: MAEVILEALGIRKSFSELVLDGISLRLERGEILGIVGPNSCGKTTLLRILAGLEGSYEGEVRRNGSLSIVFQEDRLLPWKTLMENICLGLKYAGRRDIERALNYARRLGISEEDLRSFPRRVSGGTRRKAAIVRALALEPEIILMDEPFTGLDFSTIVTLRSSLADLLRERGISAIIVSHQLEDLLTVVDRCLVMTPKPSKIGAELNMRGMGLEERVNALKDVLMRMVSDHGPQGFPE, from the coding sequence ATGGCTGAAGTGATCTTGGAGGCTCTTGGGATAAGGAAGAGCTTCAGCGAACTAGTGCTAGATGGTATAAGCTTGAGGCTGGAGAGAGGGGAGATACTGGGGATAGTGGGCCCGAACTCATGCGGTAAAACTACCCTATTGAGGATATTGGCCGGATTGGAGGGCTCCTATGAGGGGGAAGTCAGGAGGAATGGTAGCTTGAGCATAGTGTTCCAAGAGGACAGGTTGCTGCCCTGGAAGACTCTCATGGAGAATATATGCCTCGGTCTGAAGTACGCTGGGAGGAGGGATATTGAGAGAGCGTTGAATTACGCTAGGAGGCTTGGGATAAGTGAGGAGGATCTCAGGAGCTTCCCTAGGAGGGTTAGCGGTGGGACTAGGAGGAAAGCCGCTATAGTTAGAGCCCTCGCCCTGGAGCCGGAGATAATACTGATGGACGAGCCATTCACAGGCCTAGATTTCAGCACTATAGTGACTCTAAGGTCCTCCCTAGCGGATCTCCTGAGGGAGAGGGGGATTTCAGCTATAATAGTGTCGCATCAACTCGAGGACCTGCTAACTGTAGTAGATAGATGCTTAGTAATGACGCCGAAGCCCTCTAAGATAGGGGCCGAGCTTAATATGAGGGGGATGGGGTTGGAGGAGAGGGTAAACGCGCTCAAGGATGTTTTGATGAGGATGGTGAGCGATCATGGGCCTCAGGGATTTCCTGAATAA
- a CDS encoding UbiD family decarboxylase, translating into MGLRDFLNKLEEIGELRRVKARVSVDLEIAEILRRVARGGPALLFENIEGFDGWRLVGNIFSKAERVKLALNCDPEEAGSKLVSMIRAPPLSLPDKVRMLSDVISLGRHLPKLSGADWKKGKWDRVDLERIPAIRTWPKDASRFFTFPIVITKDPETGVHHLGVYRMQLMDSKTTGMHWHVHKRGAAYMRKYRGSMPVAVAVGVDPALAFTAVAPVPEGIDSYVFAGIITGRSFEVSRGELTDLLIPSDAELVIEGEVPLDEVRLEGPFGDHMGYYTPPSPFPVFRAGAIYTVEDPIFHATVVGYPWLEDSVIGKGIERLFLPLARMIIPELVDMNIPEYGLFHGLAIISIRKRYPGQARSVAMGLLGIGQFSLTKIVVVVDEDVNVHDINEVIYAIATTVDPRRDVQIIENAVTDELDHASSTPRLGSKMIIDATRKLREELGREWPERVEPDPEVAKRVDERWREFGI; encoded by the coding sequence ATGGGCCTCAGGGATTTCCTGAATAAACTGGAGGAAATTGGAGAGCTCAGGAGAGTGAAGGCTAGGGTTAGCGTAGATCTGGAGATAGCTGAGATACTGAGGAGGGTGGCTAGAGGAGGGCCCGCTTTACTATTCGAGAACATAGAGGGCTTCGATGGATGGAGGCTAGTGGGCAACATATTCTCGAAGGCTGAGAGGGTGAAGCTAGCCCTCAACTGCGATCCGGAGGAGGCGGGGAGTAAGTTAGTGAGCATGATAAGGGCCCCTCCTCTCAGCCTCCCGGATAAAGTGAGGATGCTGAGCGATGTAATATCCCTGGGGAGGCACCTCCCGAAGCTGAGCGGTGCGGATTGGAAGAAGGGGAAGTGGGATAGAGTCGATCTCGAGAGGATACCGGCTATAAGGACATGGCCCAAGGATGCCTCGAGGTTCTTCACCTTCCCGATAGTGATAACTAAGGATCCTGAGACCGGAGTGCACCATCTAGGGGTCTACAGGATGCAGTTGATGGATAGCAAAACTACTGGGATGCACTGGCATGTGCATAAGAGAGGGGCCGCTTACATGAGGAAGTATAGAGGTAGTATGCCCGTAGCTGTCGCTGTTGGCGTCGATCCAGCTCTAGCTTTCACTGCAGTCGCTCCAGTGCCCGAAGGGATAGATAGCTACGTTTTCGCTGGCATTATAACAGGAAGATCCTTTGAAGTGAGCAGAGGGGAGCTCACGGATCTGCTCATACCCTCCGATGCTGAGTTAGTTATAGAGGGCGAAGTGCCCCTGGATGAAGTGAGGCTCGAGGGACCCTTCGGGGATCACATGGGTTACTACACTCCACCCTCCCCCTTCCCCGTGTTCAGAGCTGGGGCTATTTACACAGTAGAGGATCCGATATTCCACGCGACGGTAGTGGGCTACCCCTGGCTGGAGGACTCCGTCATAGGGAAGGGGATAGAGAGGCTCTTCCTCCCTCTGGCCAGGATGATAATCCCAGAGCTAGTGGATATGAACATACCTGAGTACGGGCTCTTCCACGGCTTAGCTATAATATCGATAAGGAAGCGGTACCCAGGTCAAGCGAGGAGCGTAGCCATGGGGCTCCTCGGGATAGGCCAGTTCTCCCTCACTAAGATAGTAGTGGTCGTCGATGAGGACGTGAACGTCCACGATATCAATGAGGTGATATACGCTATAGCTACTACAGTGGACCCGAGGAGGGATGTTCAGATAATAGAGAACGCTGTGACAGATGAGCTAGATCACGCTAGCTCAACTCCGAGGCTGGGGAGCAAGATGATAATAGACGCCACTAGGAAGCTCAGGGAGGAGCTGGGCAGGGAGTGGCCCGAGAGGGTGGAGCCGGATCCCGAAGTCGCTAAGAGAGTGGATGAGAGGTGGAGGGAGTTTGGGATATAG
- the ubiA gene encoding putative 4-hydroxybenzoate polyprenyltransferase: protein MGYRTYLEMLRLPHTLFSLPFAYVGALAAGLRDPLDALMVGVALFSARSVAILSNDLVDREIDALNPRTASRPLVTGEADPSKVSMLIALFSVIFVLSALYFNFLCFLLSFPILLAELSYPFAKRIHCFPHFHLGAVLGASPLAGFIAISDSLKGLPWSYSISLALWVAGFDIIYSMQDIDFDRKFGIKSIPSCFGESFALNSASACHLLSFLSLLPSVRGPYSLASLMAFGTILLIENVEARRGRYKEAFDLNIISGLILGLGFMIDLI, encoded by the coding sequence TTGGGATATAGGACTTACTTGGAGATGCTCAGGTTACCTCACACACTCTTCAGCCTCCCCTTCGCTTATGTAGGAGCCTTAGCTGCTGGCCTCAGGGATCCCCTAGACGCTCTCATGGTGGGAGTAGCCCTGTTCTCAGCTAGATCCGTGGCTATACTCTCAAATGATCTAGTGGACAGGGAGATAGATGCGTTAAATCCTAGGACAGCTAGCAGACCCTTAGTGACTGGGGAAGCTGATCCATCAAAGGTGTCCATGTTAATAGCTTTATTCTCAGTTATATTCGTGCTATCAGCCCTCTACTTCAACTTCCTCTGCTTCCTCCTCTCCTTCCCCATACTCTTAGCTGAGCTCTCATATCCCTTCGCGAAGAGGATACACTGCTTCCCCCACTTCCACTTAGGAGCTGTATTAGGCGCCTCTCCCCTTGCAGGATTCATAGCTATCTCGGACAGTCTCAAGGGCCTACCCTGGAGCTACTCCATATCCCTAGCCCTATGGGTGGCCGGCTTCGATATAATATACTCGATGCAAGATATTGATTTCGACAGGAAGTTCGGGATAAAATCCATTCCTTCATGCTTCGGGGAATCCTTCGCGCTTAACTCAGCCTCGGCATGCCATCTCCTCTCCTTCCTATCTTTGCTCCCCTCCGTGAGGGGTCCCTACTCCCTAGCCTCCCTCATGGCATTCGGTACTATCCTCCTGATCGAGAACGTTGAGGCCAGGAGGGGGAGGTATAAGGAGGCCTTCGACCTTAACATAATATCAGGTCTCATCCTGGGGCTCGGATTCATGATAGACCTCATCTAA
- a CDS encoding metallophosphatase family protein: MSAMRYLVISDAHANYDALARVLESLRYESVIFLGDSVDYGPQPAETLDLLKEVGAIMLKGNHDAAAAHGISCRCAEELRPLSEYTRERITMRFLSKEDLKFLADLPEKIELEIDGRRVYAVHASPKNHLYGYVMPDMSDEELESELYDLDPMSPFPRKLDHDLVLLGHTHRAMMRELSSLILNPGSVGQPRDRDPRASFALIGEEIKLGRIEYDVESTVRKIKDLKLEKWAEESLISILRTGSLDEVYHESEPQDET, translated from the coding sequence ATGTCCGCTATGAGGTACCTCGTTATCTCAGACGCCCACGCTAATTACGATGCCCTAGCTCGCGTCCTTGAGAGCTTGAGATATGAGAGCGTGATATTCCTGGGGGATTCCGTCGATTACGGTCCCCAGCCAGCTGAGACCCTGGACTTGCTCAAGGAAGTCGGGGCGATAATGCTGAAGGGGAACCACGATGCAGCGGCAGCTCACGGTATAAGTTGCAGGTGCGCTGAGGAGCTGAGGCCCCTGAGCGAGTACACTAGGGAGAGAATCACTATGAGATTCCTCTCTAAGGAAGATCTGAAGTTCCTAGCTGATCTCCCTGAGAAAATTGAGCTTGAGATAGATGGGAGGAGGGTGTATGCTGTGCACGCCTCTCCTAAGAATCACTTATACGGTTACGTGATGCCCGATATGAGCGATGAGGAGCTCGAGTCTGAGCTCTACGATCTAGACCCAATGAGCCCCTTCCCCAGGAAACTGGATCACGATCTAGTGCTACTGGGCCATACGCACAGGGCTATGATGAGGGAGCTCAGTAGCCTCATCCTGAACCCGGGCTCCGTGGGGCAGCCGAGGGATCGCGATCCCAGAGCTTCCTTCGCCCTCATAGGGGAGGAGATAAAGTTAGGGAGGATCGAATACGATGTGGAGAGTACAGTTAGGAAGATAAAGGATTTGAAACTGGAGAAATGGGCCGAGGAATCCCTGATAAGCATATTGAGGACAGGTTCCTTAGATGAGGTCTATCATGAATCCGAGCCCCAGGATGAGACCTGA
- a CDS encoding DMT family transporter — translation MNRMGAGEWGLLIILSVLWGASFLFMGILVKELPPLTISASRLTIASLLIGILASKRPKDLPWRELLILGVLNNTIPYALILWGQRYVSSSVASIINSTSPFFTSIFAHFLTDDEKINKFSMMGISLGFSGVLAMAWDLQGSLIGELAIITAVICYSYATVYGRRFYSMGLSPLDIAFGQLSTAAATSIPLAILERPWLVMPSQRAWVSIIGISVFSTALAYLIFFRILERAGATNANLVTLLIPVTATLLCTAFLGERLELRHIVGMCLIMTGLLIMNLGGEL, via the coding sequence ATGAATAGGATGGGAGCGGGGGAATGGGGCCTCCTCATAATCCTCTCAGTTCTATGGGGGGCCTCCTTCCTATTCATGGGGATACTGGTCAAGGAACTCCCACCCCTCACTATATCGGCCTCCCGCCTCACAATAGCCTCCCTCCTCATAGGGATATTAGCTTCTAAGAGGCCAAAGGACCTCCCCTGGAGGGAGCTCCTCATCCTGGGAGTGCTTAACAACACGATACCGTATGCTCTCATCCTCTGGGGGCAGAGGTATGTGAGCAGCAGCGTTGCCTCTATAATAAACTCCACCTCACCCTTCTTCACATCTATCTTCGCTCACTTCCTGACAGATGATGAGAAGATAAATAAATTCAGTATGATGGGAATTTCCCTAGGTTTCTCGGGTGTCCTGGCTATGGCCTGGGACTTGCAGGGCAGCTTGATAGGGGAGCTCGCTATAATAACTGCTGTCATATGCTACTCTTACGCCACTGTTTACGGGAGGAGGTTCTATTCCATGGGCCTCTCCCCTCTCGACATAGCTTTCGGGCAGCTATCAACTGCCGCAGCTACCTCAATTCCACTAGCGATTTTGGAGAGGCCATGGCTGGTTATGCCCTCGCAGAGGGCCTGGGTCTCTATAATAGGTATAAGCGTTTTCTCAACGGCTCTAGCTTACCTCATATTCTTCAGGATACTGGAGAGGGCTGGAGCTACGAATGCGAATCTGGTCACGCTACTGATACCAGTGACGGCCACTCTGCTTTGCACCGCTTTCCTGGGGGAGAGGCTGGAGCTCAGGCATATAGTGGGGATGTGTTTAATAATGACCGGGCTCCTCATAATGAACTTAGGAGGTGAGCTTTGA
- a CDS encoding MATE family efflux transporter, giving the protein MELSKFAYITAIGTLADSLISLISLITVSKLSTVAIAATGIVSYLFFLINAASMVFTGGLMVLISQAFGARKLELAEEASAETLFLAIASSLIALISMPMWLKPYLEFVSMGNSDIVSESYIYASMRLLSLPAILINSSLSAIYRAGDDAYTPTICSLVNASSGAIIIPSMTLGLFGLPRMGLLGAGLGSSISIYLSVLVYAVRPPPLRIGIGRPRSLAAKVIWIGLPTAAERIVASISHNVYINAVARGGAPALAAHNIGITVENVIIQPSFAIGMTALVKAGQNLRSEDEVNEVLRRSLRIGASWMGLASLLLVAASPFAGRAFSSDQDVVKLTSIYLILAAMSEIGLGISQAFFGAIRGMGSVWIPFLISSISLIFLRALPAQLLSMKYGAIGAWMTQNTDMYGRVMISYAIWRSSGRRLMKRVI; this is encoded by the coding sequence ATGGAACTATCAAAATTCGCTTATATAACAGCTATAGGAACCCTGGCCGATTCCTTAATAAGTCTAATCAGCTTGATAACTGTCTCAAAACTCTCAACTGTCGCAATAGCTGCTACTGGTATCGTCTCGTACCTCTTCTTCCTGATAAACGCCGCTTCAATGGTATTCACGGGCGGGTTGATGGTCCTGATATCGCAAGCATTCGGGGCTAGGAAACTGGAGCTAGCTGAGGAAGCTTCAGCAGAGACCCTCTTCCTGGCGATAGCTTCCTCCCTAATAGCTCTGATCTCTATGCCAATGTGGCTCAAGCCCTATCTCGAATTTGTGTCGATGGGTAACTCCGATATAGTATCGGAATCCTACATTTACGCTTCTATGAGGCTCCTCTCCCTCCCGGCTATACTGATCAATTCCTCCCTCTCGGCCATCTACAGGGCTGGAGATGACGCTTACACCCCGACTATCTGCTCCTTAGTGAACGCATCCTCTGGGGCCATAATAATACCCTCTATGACACTAGGCCTCTTCGGGCTCCCCAGAATGGGGCTGCTCGGAGCTGGGCTCGGCTCATCTATCTCGATTTACCTCAGCGTCCTCGTATACGCAGTGAGACCCCCTCCCCTCAGGATAGGGATCGGGAGGCCCCGATCTCTAGCGGCTAAGGTTATATGGATAGGGCTGCCCACGGCAGCTGAGAGGATAGTGGCTAGCATCTCCCATAACGTTTACATAAATGCCGTTGCCAGGGGAGGGGCTCCTGCTCTAGCTGCTCACAACATAGGGATAACTGTGGAGAATGTGATAATACAGCCCAGCTTCGCGATAGGTATGACTGCCCTAGTCAAAGCGGGCCAGAACTTGAGGTCCGAGGATGAAGTGAATGAGGTCCTTAGGAGGAGCTTGAGGATCGGTGCATCCTGGATGGGCTTAGCTTCCCTGCTGCTGGTAGCCGCCTCTCCATTCGCGGGAAGGGCTTTCTCATCGGACCAAGACGTAGTCAAGCTGACCTCCATATATCTGATACTAGCTGCGATGAGCGAGATAGGGCTCGGGATAAGTCAGGCTTTCTTCGGAGCGATAAGGGGTATGGGGAGTGTCTGGATCCCCTTCCTGATAAGCAGCATCTCCCTGATATTCCTGAGGGCCTTACCGGCTCAGCTCCTCTCCATGAAGTACGGGGCTATAGGGGCTTGGATGACCCAGAACACTGATATGTACGGAAGGGTAATGATATCTTACGCCATCTGGAGGTCATCAGGGAGGAGGTTGATGAAGAGGGTAATCTGA
- a CDS encoding cupin domain-containing protein, which translates to MRRIPVLESGDMRVESEGEDIPEHTHEADEVVYVERGSAEITVEGKAFHVG; encoded by the coding sequence ATGAGGAGGATCCCGGTACTGGAGAGCGGCGATATGAGGGTGGAATCCGAGGGAGAGGATATACCCGAGCACACGCATGAGGCCGATGAAGTGGTTTACGTGGAGAGGGGGAGCGCTGAGATAACTGTAGAGGGGAAAGCGTTCCACGTCGGTTAG